The genomic window GCTCCGAAGCCACTGACGTGGTGGCCGCCGCTCCGGCGGGTGCGGTCCCGAAAACTGAAACCGAAAGCCCCATCGTCCGGCGCGCCCGCGAGGCCGCCGCCCGCAAATAACGGAGATCACCCATGTCCGTGCTGACCATGGCGCCCACCCTGGGCGATCTGCTGAAGTTTGAACTGAACGCCAGCTACACTCGCGAAACCGTCACCCTGAAGGCGGGGACCAGTTATCCCCTGGGTTCCGTGCTGGGCCGCATCACCGCCAGCGGTGAATACCGCCTGTCACCCGCCGCACTGGTGGCCGGCGACGACGGAGCGGAGAACGCCAGTGCCGTGCTGATCGAATCGGTGGATGCCACCGACGGCGTGGCCACCGGCCTGATCGCCGCCCGCGGCCCGGTCATCCTGGCCGATGCCGCCCTGGTGTTCGACGCCTCGGTCGACCAGCCCGCCGAACGCACGGCCAAGACTACCCAGCTTGCCACCGTGGGTCTGGTTGCCCGCCACACCGTCTGATCGGAGCCTTTCCCATGACCCAGATTATCAATCCCTTCGACGTGGGCGGCTACTCGCTCGCCGAAATGACCCAGGCCATCAACATCCTGCCCAACCTCTATACTCGGTTGGGCCAGATGGGACTGTTCCGTTTCGAGGGCGTCACCCAGCGCAGCGTCATCATCGAGCAGGCCGAGGGTGTTCTCAATCTGCTGCCCACCGTACCGCTGGGCGGCCCGGCCACCGTCGCCAACCGCGATGCCCGGAGCATGCGCTCGTTCACGGTGCCGTGGATTCCCCATGACGATTCCATCACGCCCCAGGATGTCCAGGGCGTGCGCGGCTTCGGTGTCGCCGACGCCGCCGATCCGTTGGCCACGGTGATGGAGCGCAAGCTGACCCGCATGCGCTCGAAACATGCCCAGACCCGCGAGTTCATGGAGGTCAATGCGCTCCGCGGCATCATCCGCGATGGCTCCGGGTCCACCCTCTACGATTACTTCAGCGAATTCGCCCTGACCCGCCAGCAGGTGGATTTCACCCTCGGCACCGCCACCACCAACGTCCAGAGCAAGATCCGCGATGTCCTGCGCAAGGTGGAGGTCGAGTTGAAGGGGGAGACCATGACCAGCGTGCTGGCCCTGGTGTCCCCGGAGTTCTTCGACAAGCTGATCGGCCATGCCAAGGTCGAGCAGGCATACCAATACTATTCCTCCACCGGCGCCCAGCCGCTCCGGGAAGACGTCCGCCGCCGCTTCCCCTTCGCCGGCATGGTGTTCGAGGAATACAGCGCCACCGTCACCCTTTCCACCGGTGCGACGGAAACCTTGATCCCGGCGGGCGAAGGCATCGCCTTCCCGTTGGGCACCATGGACACCTTCGTCACCTATGGCGCCCCGGCCAATTTGATCGAGACGGTCAACACCCTCGGCGTGCCCATGTATGCCCGGCAGCTTGCCCGCCAGGATGGCAGCGCCATCGACGTCAAGACCGAGGCGTCCATCCTGCCGGTCAACAAGCGCCCGCGTCTGGCGGTGCGGTTGTTCTCGGGCAACTGAGCATGACCGCCTTCATCGACGCCCTCGACGACCTGTTCGCCGATCCGAACATGGCGGTCACCGTCAGCTACCAGGGCCGGTCCATCCGCGCCCTGGTACGGCGGCCCGACCGCGATATCGAGTTTTCGGACATCACCGTGCAGACCAGCACGGCGGTGTTCGAGATCCGGCGGCGGGAGGTTCCGGCACCCCAGGCGGGGGATGTGATCGTCCACGATGGCGACAGCTTCGTCGTCCAGGGCGAACCCCGTCTGGATGCCGAACGGCTGGTTTGGACAATCGACGTGAGACCGGCATGAAACTGGCGGCAGCGATTTCCGGTGATCTGCGCAAGATCATGGCCGAGGAGGTCAAGGACGCGGAAGACGCCGTCACCGCCGCCATGCGCCAAGCCGCCGACGGATTGAAGGCCGATCTTCGCCGCCAGGTCACCGAGGCTGGCATGGGCCAGCGCCTCGCCAACACCTGGCGGGCCGAGCTTTATCCCAAGGGGCGCAACAGCATCAAGGCAGCTGGCTTCGTCTTCACCAGGGCTCCCACCATCATCCGCGCCTTCGACCAGGGCGCGGTGATCAAATCCAAGCATGGCTTCTGGTTGGCGATCCCCACCGATGCGGCGGGCAAAGGTCCCCGAGGCAAGCGCATGACGCCCGGCCTGTGGGAACAGATGCACGGGAGCCACCTGCGATTCATCTATCGCCGCGGTGCTCCCTCGTTGCTGGTGGCGGAAAACATGCGGGCACGGACGGGAAAACGGGGCGGCTTCGCCAAGGGCAGCGCCTCGGCGCTCCGCTCCGGGCGCGGGATAACCA from Paramagnetospirillum magnetotacticum MS-1 includes these protein-coding regions:
- a CDS encoding DUF6441 family protein — protein: MKLAAAISGDLRKIMAEEVKDAEDAVTAAMRQAADGLKADLRRQVTEAGMGQRLANTWRAELYPKGRNSIKAAGFVFTRAPTIIRAFDQGAVIKSKHGFWLAIPTDAAGKGPRGKRMTPGLWEQMHGSHLRFIYRRGAPSLLVAENMRARTGKRGGFAKGSASALRSGRGITSVVMFILVPQVSLKKRLDVDGVAERWASALPELIVRNWRS
- a CDS encoding head-tail joining protein, giving the protein MTAFIDALDDLFADPNMAVTVSYQGRSIRALVRRPDRDIEFSDITVQTSTAVFEIRRREVPAPQAGDVIVHDGDSFVVQGEPRLDAERLVWTIDVRPA
- a CDS encoding head decoration protein, which gives rise to MSVLTMAPTLGDLLKFELNASYTRETVTLKAGTSYPLGSVLGRITASGEYRLSPAALVAGDDGAENASAVLIESVDATDGVATGLIAARGPVILADAALVFDASVDQPAERTAKTTQLATVGLVARHTV
- a CDS encoding major capsid protein, translated to MTQIINPFDVGGYSLAEMTQAINILPNLYTRLGQMGLFRFEGVTQRSVIIEQAEGVLNLLPTVPLGGPATVANRDARSMRSFTVPWIPHDDSITPQDVQGVRGFGVADAADPLATVMERKLTRMRSKHAQTREFMEVNALRGIIRDGSGSTLYDYFSEFALTRQQVDFTLGTATTNVQSKIRDVLRKVEVELKGETMTSVLALVSPEFFDKLIGHAKVEQAYQYYSSTGAQPLREDVRRRFPFAGMVFEEYSATVTLSTGATETLIPAGEGIAFPLGTMDTFVTYGAPANLIETVNTLGVPMYARQLARQDGSAIDVKTEASILPVNKRPRLAVRLFSGN